From Sardina pilchardus chromosome 9, fSarPil1.1, whole genome shotgun sequence, a single genomic window includes:
- the cstf1 gene encoding cleavage stimulation factor subunit 1 produces the protein MYRPKPTLKDRQHLYKLIISQLLYDGYTNIANSLINEVKPANVVSPSEQLMQLAKIGMENDDSAVQYAIGRSDTVAPGVGIDLEFDADVQTMSPEASEYETCYVTSHKGPCRVATYSRDGQLIATGSADASIKILDTERMLAKSAMPIEVMMNETAQQNMENHPVIRTLYDHVDEVTCLAFHPTEQILASGSRDYTLKLFDYSKPSAKRAFKHIQEAEMLRSISFHPSGDFLLVGTQHPTLRLYDVNTFQCFVSCNPLDQHTDTISSVSYNPTANSYVTCSKDGSIKLWDGVSNRCVATFDKAHDGAEVCSAIFSKNSKYILSSGKDSVAKLWEISTGRTLVKYTGAGLSGRQMHRTQGVFNHTEDYVLLPDERTISLCCWDSRTAERKNLLSLGHNNIVRCIVHSPTNPGFMTCSDDFRARFWYRRTTTD, from the exons ATGTACCGACCCAAGCCCACGTTGAAAGACCGACAGCATCTTTACAAGTTAATCATCAGCCAGTTGTTATATGATGGGTACACCAACATAGCCAACAGTCTTATCAACGAAGTCAAGCCGGCCAATGTTGTCTCTCCATCAGAACAGCTCATGCAGCTCGCTAAAATAG GCATGGAAAACGATGACAGTGCCGTGCAGTACGCCATCGGACGCTCGGACACCGTGGCTCCAGGGGTGGGCATCGACCTGGAGTTTGACGCCGATGTACAAACCATGTCCCCCGAAGCGTCCGAGTACGAGACGTGCTACGTGACATCGCACAAGGGCCCTTGCCGAGTGGCCACGTACAGCCGAGACGGGCAGTTGATCGCCACTGGGTCTGCCGACGCCTCCATCAAGATCCTGGACACAGAACGGATGCTGGCCAAGAGTGCTATGCCGATAGAG GTAATGATGAACGAGACGGCACAGCAGAACATGGAGAACCACCCGGTGATCCGGACCCTCTACGACCATGTCGATGAGGTCACCTGCCTGGCCTTCCACCCCACGGAACAGATCCTGGCATCGGGCTCGCGGGACTACACACTCAAGCTGTTCGACTACTCTAAACCTTCAGCCAAAAGAGCCTTCAAACACATTCAA GAAGCAGAGATGCTGCGCTCCATCTCCTTCCACCCGTCAGGCGACTTCCTGCTGGTGGGCACGCAGCACCCGACGCTGCGGCTGTACGACGTCAACACCTTCCAGTGCTTCGTCTCGTGCAACCCGCTGGACCAGCACACGGACACCATCAGCAGTGTCAGCTACAACCCCACCGCCAACAGCTACGTCACCTGCAGCAAGGACGGCAGCATCAAGCTGTGGGACGGCGTGTCCAACCGCTGCGTGGCCACCTTCGACAAGGCCCACGACGGCGCCGAGGTCTGCTCGGCCATCTTCTCCAAGAACTCCAAGTACATCCTCTCCAGCGGGAAGGACTCCGTGGCCAAGCTGTGGGAGATCTCCACTGGACGCACGCTGGTCAAGTACACAG GTGCGGGTCTGAGCGGGCGTCAGATGCACCGCACGCAGGGGGTGTTCAACCACACGGAGGACTACGTGCTGCTGCCGGACGAGCGCACCATCAGCCTGTGCTGCTGGGACTCGCGCACGGCCGAGAGGAAGAACCTGCTCTCGCTCGGACACAACAACATCGTGCGCTGCATCGTCCACTCGCCCACCAACCCCGGCTTCATGACCTGCAGCGACGACTTCCGCGCGCGCTTCTGGTACCGCCGCACCACCACCGACTGA
- the cass4 gene encoding cas scaffolding protein family member 4: MENVLAKALYDNTAECSDELAFRKGDILTVMDQNVAGSVGWWKCSLHGRQGLAPANRLLVLSPSQAEALYPQTSRQADMPCSLLGSSPVRHAPQGIYQVPSVPRQCNSSPAYECMERIYEVPSSAPRPSCWSPGPLPLRQKGIGSPSTARSTAPSPTAEVYDVPSLVRKASLVNNQAPNLMTRTPSLVFDLEKRYEVMDTKMSNSCSQNNVYAVPPSISPEPNYDIPVPATTDAQHRLAGSYSTLPIPRKSEWIYDVPAATEKSSNYGTMPAKGARAHVWPPNSASPGPDTSLYDIPKPSSNALQGEGGTSPTGIYDIPPGQKQTEGPEAAPVSQEALLSRGAAASLCRAEPFSARGHVPLECRASCGPTYDHPRGRQPRGRLGLMSLLEEDGGGGGEPRPGSRSSRSSRSSTGDSQRISTASTSSTASSSSSSSCDSLALSSSSSSSPELLREVTLAQDEVCRRLTGLQDEVCGAVPRLMLFVSSRWRRREHLAQHLPAVRAAAEAIAGAVARFLGFASDVRGNARRLTDANLHARLLKQLSIVEDSGLILQQAVEALDKVGWKLDTLAQDPGQAQTPDQLERFVMVARTVPEDIKRLVSILNANGKLLFRLAQKEPESPQKNTALPDLKKDKSDSEQAADPDEDDNDYVQLQKFEQKQKKVLVNRKSNEIPNTPRSQARSSSSSSQNGERDAAPPPPTAPKPFLRQASQSVLSEHCRLYFGALQRAINEFVSSILAGQPPEAFISHSKLVIMVGQKLVNTLCNEAHHRDASGNNNNTTTSSSSSSSSSSSSSSAANNCTTTTTANNSPSRSDLLHRSNHLCALLKQLAVATKKAALHFPDQLALQEAQTFAKELAQRAKQFRQSLEQM; the protein is encoded by the exons ATGGAG AACGTCCTCGCCAAAGCTCTCTATGACAACACGGCGGAGTGCTCGGATGAGCTGGCATTCCGGAAGGGCGACATCCTCACGGTGATGGACCAGAACGTGGCGGGCAGCGTCGGATGGTGGAAGTGCTCCCTGCACGGGCGCCAGGGCCTGGCGCCGGCCAACCGGCTGCtcgtcctctccccctcccaggCCGAGGCGCTCTACCCCCAGACCTCCAGGCAGGCGGACATGCCCTGCTCCCTGCTGGGCTCCTCCCCGGTCAGGCACGCCCCCCAGGGCATCTACCAGGTGCCGTCGGTGCCCAGGCAGTGTAACTCCAGCCCTGCGTATGAGTGCATGGAGCGCATCTACGAGGTGCCCTCCTCCGCCCCTCGCCCCTCCTGCTGGAGCCCCGGGCCCTTGCCCCTCAGACAGAAGGGCATAGGCTCACCCTCCACG gCCAGAAGCACAGCACCCAGTCCTACAGCGGAGGTGTATGATGTCCCCAGCCTGGTGCGAAAAGCATCTCTCGTCAAT AATCAGGCTCCAAATCTGATGACAAGGACACCTTCTCTGGTCTTCGACCTTGAGAAGCGCTATGAGGTCATGGACACCAAGATGAGCAACAGCTGCAGCCAAAATAAT GTGTACGCTGTGCCTCCATCCATATCCCCGGAGCCCAACTACGACATCCCTGTGCCCGCTACCACTGATGCCCAACACCGACTggcaggcagctacagcactcTGCCCATACCCCGCAAATCGGAGTGGATTTACGACGTGCCGGCAGCGACGGAGAAATCTAGCAACTATGGCACCATGCCAGCCAAAGGGGCGAGGGCGCACGTTTGGCCTCCCAACAGCGCCAGCCCTGGCCCAGACACGTCCCTCTACGACATCCCAAAACCCAGCTCCAACGCTCTGCAGGGCGAGGGAGGAACCAGCCCTACCGGCATTTACGACATCCCCCCTGGACAAAAGCAGACGGAGGGGCCTGAGGCTGCGCCTGTTTCCCAAGAGGCATTGCTTTCCCGAGGTGCCGCGGCTTCACTCTGTCGAGCCGAGCCGTTCTCCGCCCGAGGCCACGTGCCGCTGGAGTGCCGGGCCAGTTGCGGCCCGACGTACGACCACCCGCGCGGCCGGCAGCCCCGCGGGCGCCTGGGCCTCATGTCCCTGCTGGAGgaggacggcggcggcggcggggagCCGAGGCCCGGCAGCCGCTCGTCCCGCTCGTCGCGCTCGTCCACCGGCGACAGCCAGCGCATCAGCACGgcgtccacctcctccacggCCTCCAGCTCGTCCAGCAGCTCGTGCGACTCGCTGGCCCTCagctcgtcgtcgtcgtcgtcgccgGAGCTGCTGCGCGAGGTGACGCTGGCGCAGGACGAGGTGTGCCGGCGGCTGACGGGGCTCCAGGACGAGGTGTGCGGCGCCGTGCCGCGCCTCATGCTGTTCGTCAGCAGCCGGTGGCGCCGCCGCGAGCACCTGGCGCAGCACCTGCCGGCCGTGCGCGCCGCCGCCGAGGCCATCGCCGGCGCCGTGGCGCGCTTCCTCGGCTTCGCGTCGGACGTGCGGGGCAACGCGCGGCGCCTCACCGACGCCAACCTCCACGCGCGGCTGCTCAAGCAGCTCTCCATCGTGGAGGACTCGGGCCTCATCCTGCAGCAGGCGGTGGAGGCCCTGGACAAGGTGGGCTGGAAGCTGGACACGCTGGCACAGGACCCGGGCCAGGCGCAGACCCCCGACCAGCTGGAGCGCTTCGTCATGGTGGCGCGCACGGTGCCCGAGGACATCAAGCGCCTGGTGTCCATCCTCAATGCCAACGGAAAGCTTCTGTTCCGACTGGCGCAGAAGGAGCCGGAGTcgccacaaaaaaacacagcgTTGCCAGATTTGAAAAAGGACAAGAGCGACAGTGAACAGGCGGCAGACCCAGATGAAGACGATAACGATTATGTGCAGCTACAG AAGTTCGAGCAGAAACAGAAGAAAGTATTGGTTAACAGAAAATCCAACGAGATTCCAAATACTCCCAGGAGTCAG GcgcgctcctcctcttccagttCTCAGAACGGTGAGAGGGAtgctgcccccccgccccccacggCGCCCAAACCGTTCCTCCGACAGGCGTCGCAGTCGGTGCTCTCGGAACACTGCCGCCTGTACTTCGGCGCGCTGCAGCGGGCCATCAACGAGTTTGTGAGCAGCATCCTGGCCGGCCAGCCCCCCGAGGCCTTCATCTCCCACAGCAAGCTGGTGATCATGGTGGGCCAGAAACTGGTCAACACACTGTGCAATGAGGCCCACCACCGGGACGCCAGcgggaacaacaacaacaccaccacctcctcctcctcctcctcctcctcctcctcctcctcctcctccgccgccaacaattgcaccaccaccaccaccgccaacAACAGCCCCAGCAGGAGTGACCTGCTGCACAGGAGCAACCACCTGTGTGCCCTCCTGAAGCAGCTCGCCGTGGCCACCAAGAAGGCCGCCTTGCACTTCCCAGACCAGCTGGCGCTCCAGGAGGCTCAGACTTTTGCTAAGGAGCTGGCGCAACGGGCAAAGCAGTTCCGCCAGTCACTGGAGCAGATGTAG